From Burkholderia sp. WP9, a single genomic window includes:
- a CDS encoding sensor histidine kinase, translating to MTDSHVLPLTALAAQLRLQQVDLTERWMKAVFHDAELTESDRLTYEQLADHIPNILEEICSVLERQDLDHAEGAIERDARLHGKLRWKQGYRIDELVRELDLFRQMLIGAIVEFSESRPYFTRRHEERARYFVDEAVSFVTLTSIREVVSERDRKIDDYTGRLERANHELTLKQRLVGDLYESRMQITRSVVHDLRNFLNVFSMALQLISRAPSRVDTALALANRQAADMKTLVDELVEYSVVLGDNSPLVVESFALRELFDELVISCEPAIEAKGLRLQTAFDGALQVVVSNRLKLKQVALNLLTNATKYTKAGLIEFSMTAAQDDRWRLRVSDTGVGIEASDRERVFKEFERAAADDIPGAGLGLAIVKELCRVLEGEIRFDSHEGKGTIFDITFPMRLQATGG from the coding sequence ATGACGGACTCGCACGTACTGCCGCTGACCGCTCTTGCCGCACAGTTGCGTCTGCAACAGGTCGATCTGACCGAACGTTGGATGAAAGCCGTCTTTCACGACGCCGAATTGACCGAATCCGACCGGCTGACCTACGAGCAACTGGCCGATCACATCCCGAACATCCTCGAGGAAATCTGCAGCGTGCTGGAGCGCCAGGATCTCGACCACGCTGAAGGCGCGATCGAGCGCGACGCGCGCCTGCACGGCAAATTGCGCTGGAAGCAGGGCTACCGGATCGACGAACTGGTGCGCGAACTCGATCTGTTCCGGCAGATGCTGATCGGTGCGATCGTCGAATTCAGCGAGTCCCGGCCGTATTTCACGCGGCGTCACGAGGAGCGGGCGCGGTATTTCGTCGACGAAGCCGTCAGCTTCGTCACGCTGACCTCGATTCGCGAGGTCGTCAGCGAGCGTGACCGGAAAATCGACGACTACACCGGGCGCCTCGAGCGCGCCAATCACGAGTTGACGCTCAAGCAGCGGCTGGTCGGCGATCTGTACGAGTCACGCATGCAGATCACGCGCAGCGTCGTGCACGATCTGCGCAACTTCCTCAACGTGTTTTCGATGGCGCTGCAACTGATCAGCCGCGCGCCGTCCCGCGTCGACACCGCGCTCGCGCTCGCGAACCGTCAGGCCGCCGACATGAAAACGCTGGTAGACGAACTGGTCGAATATTCAGTCGTGCTCGGCGATAACAGTCCGCTCGTGGTGGAGAGCTTTGCGCTGCGCGAGTTGTTCGACGAACTGGTGATCTCGTGCGAACCCGCGATCGAAGCGAAAGGGCTGCGGCTTCAGACGGCCTTCGACGGCGCCTTGCAGGTGGTCGTGTCCAACCGCCTCAAACTCAAGCAGGTTGCGCTGAACCTGCTGACCAACGCGACCAAATATACCAAGGCGGGCCTGATCGAATTCAGCATGACGGCCGCGCAGGACGACCGCTGGCGCCTACGCGTGTCGGACACGGGCGTGGGCATCGAGGCATCGGACCGGGAACGCGTGTTCAAGGAATTCGAGCGCGCCGCCGCCGACGACATTCCCGGCGCCGGTCTGGGTCTCGCGATCGTCAAGGAATTGTGCCGGGTGCTGGAGGGCGAGATTCGTTTCGACTCGCATGAAGGCAAGGGGACCATCTTCGACATCACCTTTCCGATGCGCTTGCAGGCGACGGGCGGCTGA
- a CDS encoding DUF3830 family protein, producing the protein MTRLRITSCGHVFTAETHPDAPHTVAAFLKLLPYRQKIIHVRWSGEGCWVPLGDFKLENDGVAVGFENHTSHPSVGDILFYPGGCSETEIILAYGSCCFASKMGQLAGNHFLTIVEGKEKLRELGTKVLWEGAQDVLFEKI; encoded by the coding sequence ATGACCCGACTCCGAATCACCTCCTGCGGCCATGTCTTTACCGCTGAAACCCATCCGGACGCGCCGCATACCGTGGCCGCCTTCCTGAAGCTTCTGCCCTACCGCCAGAAGATCATCCACGTGCGCTGGAGCGGCGAAGGCTGCTGGGTGCCGCTTGGCGACTTCAAGCTCGAGAACGACGGCGTGGCGGTCGGCTTCGAGAATCACACGAGCCATCCGTCGGTCGGCGACATTCTGTTCTACCCCGGCGGCTGCAGCGAGACCGAGATCATTCTCGCGTACGGTTCGTGCTGCTTCGCGAGCAAGATGGGCCAGCTCGCGGGCAATCACTTCCTGACGATTGTCGAAGGCAAGGAAAAACTGCGCGAGCTCGGCACCAAGGTGTTGTGGGAAGGCGCGCAGGACGTACTGTTCGAAAAGATCTGA
- a CDS encoding AraC family transcriptional regulator, producing the protein MARIPKLTTTLAYDRYMAGEKLVSSVNRPWRHLVLRSYLEPAEQELLEAPGLQDLTLMTLASGAEHLERNLNGRWESADLRVGDVWFVPPAPISWRWRSISDEPLSTVHLHIERSLIDSVADQMELGGSRELSLGDAMQFRDPLVAAMLAALHRAAADPADSRLYVDALVHALAAHLLQHYSRGRSTLSGSQTGLPAHPERLVPRRIRRVTDYIRANLAGDLSISELAAQSGLSSFHFARVFRRETGEAPHQFVSRLRLEEAARLLRATDHTVLQIAIAVGFENASHFSVQFKRDYGVTPLVYRLRS; encoded by the coding sequence ATGGCACGAATTCCAAAGCTGACTACGACGCTTGCCTACGATCGCTACATGGCGGGCGAGAAACTGGTCTCGAGCGTGAATCGCCCGTGGCGCCACCTCGTGCTGCGCTCGTATCTCGAACCGGCCGAGCAGGAACTGCTGGAAGCGCCCGGCTTGCAAGACCTCACGCTGATGACACTCGCGAGCGGCGCCGAGCACCTCGAGCGCAACCTGAACGGGCGCTGGGAGAGCGCCGATCTGCGGGTGGGCGACGTCTGGTTCGTGCCGCCCGCGCCGATCTCGTGGCGCTGGCGCTCGATCAGCGATGAGCCGCTGTCGACCGTCCATTTGCACATCGAGCGCAGCCTGATCGACAGCGTCGCCGATCAGATGGAGCTTGGCGGCTCCCGCGAGCTGTCGCTCGGCGACGCGATGCAGTTTCGTGATCCGCTGGTTGCCGCGATGCTTGCCGCATTGCATCGCGCCGCGGCGGATCCGGCCGACTCGCGTCTGTATGTCGATGCGCTGGTCCACGCGCTTGCCGCGCACCTGTTGCAGCACTATTCACGCGGCCGCTCAACGTTGTCTGGATCGCAGACCGGATTGCCGGCGCACCCGGAACGCCTCGTGCCGCGCCGGATTCGCCGTGTGACCGACTACATCCGCGCCAATCTGGCCGGGGATCTGTCGATCAGCGAACTGGCTGCCCAGTCGGGATTAAGCAGCTTTCATTTTGCGCGCGTGTTTCGCCGCGAGACCGGCGAGGCGCCGCATCAGTTCGTATCGCGACTGCGGCTCGAAGAGGCGGCGCGGCTGTTGCGTGCGACCGATCACACCGTGCTGCAGATTGCAATTGCGGTTGGTTTCGAGAATGCCAGTCATTTCTCCGTGCAGTTCAAGCGTGACTACGGCGTGACGCCGCTCGTTTACCGGCTGCGTAGCTGA